A part of Magnetospirillum sp. ME-1 genomic DNA contains:
- a CDS encoding response regulator, whose protein sequence is MNAPDDADFSAWMGGKVFMVVEDMTSARMLEASLLRGLGAKKVVPATDGADALAKLEHADHMPDIIISDWIMPEVDGLALLEAAKAKYPQVQFIMLTSKTDLDDVRVARTKGVDGYIAKPFTRETLVAALKKLKG, encoded by the coding sequence ATGAATGCGCCGGACGATGCCGACTTCTCCGCCTGGATGGGCGGCAAGGTGTTCATGGTGGTCGAGGACATGACCTCGGCCCGCATGCTGGAAGCCAGCCTGCTGCGCGGCTTAGGCGCCAAGAAGGTGGTGCCCGCCACCGACGGCGCCGACGCCCTGGCCAAGCTGGAACACGCCGATCACATGCCCGACATCATCATCAGCGACTGGATCATGCCCGAGGTGGACGGTCTGGCCCTGCTGGAGGCCGCCAAGGCCAAGTACCCCCAGGTGCAGTTCATCATGCTGACCTCGAAGACCGACCTGGACGACGTGCGCGTCGCCCGGACCAAGGGCGTCGACGGCTATATCGCCAAGCCCTTCACCCGCGAAACCCTGGTGGCGGCGCTGAAGAAGCTGAAGGGATAG
- a CDS encoding COG4315 family predicted lipoprotein: MKAKSLTVFAAALLLSTAAFAAPVKQGQSALGAVLTDEKGMTLYTFDKDTPGMSACVDACAQNWPPLMAASGAMAEGDYTVIKRADGSMQWAYKGKPLYTWMKDARPGDITGEGFKDIWHAARP; the protein is encoded by the coding sequence ATGAAAGCCAAGAGCCTCACCGTCTTCGCCGCCGCGCTTCTCCTGAGCACGGCCGCCTTCGCCGCCCCGGTCAAGCAGGGGCAAAGCGCCCTGGGCGCCGTGCTGACCGACGAGAAGGGTATGACGCTCTATACCTTCGACAAGGACACGCCCGGCATGTCGGCCTGCGTCGACGCCTGTGCCCAGAACTGGCCGCCGCTGATGGCCGCATCGGGCGCCATGGCCGAGGGCGACTACACCGTGATCAAGCGGGCGGACGGCTCCATGCAATGGGCCTACAAGGGCAAGCCGCTCTACACCTGGATGAAGGATGCCAGGCCCGGCGACATCACCGGCGAGGGCTTCAAGGATATTTGGCACGCCGCCAGGCCGTAG
- a CDS encoding sigma-70 family RNA polymerase sigma factor yields MNALESQIEAEIPGLRRYARALSGNAAQADDLVQDCLERALARLALWRRDGNLRAWLFTILRNVWIDELRRRKTRPDSSAMDESCDMMASAPGQMDRLAVRDLAAALAQLAPEQRETVLLVGLEGMSYAEVAAVTGVPMGTVMSRLKRGRDRLAQLMHGGETAIRRVK; encoded by the coding sequence ATGAACGCGTTGGAGAGCCAGATCGAGGCGGAGATTCCCGGGCTGCGGCGCTACGCCCGCGCCCTGTCCGGGAATGCCGCCCAGGCGGACGACCTGGTCCAGGATTGCCTGGAGCGGGCTCTCGCCCGGCTGGCCCTGTGGCGCCGCGACGGCAATCTGCGGGCCTGGCTCTTCACCATTTTGCGCAATGTCTGGATCGACGAGTTGCGGCGGCGCAAGACCCGCCCCGATTCGAGCGCCATGGACGAGTCGTGCGATATGATGGCCAGCGCGCCCGGCCAGATGGACCGACTGGCGGTGCGCGATCTGGCCGCCGCCCTGGCCCAACTGGCCCCCGAGCAGCGCGAGACGGTGCTGCTGGTGGGGCTGGAGGGCATGAGCTACGCCGAGGTCGCCGCCGTCACCGGCGTGCCCATGGGCACGGTGATGTCGCGCCTGAAGCGCGGCCGCGACCGCCTCGCCCAGCTCATGCACGGCGGAGAGACCGCCATCCGGAGAGTGAAATGA
- a CDS encoding anti-sigma factor family protein has protein sequence MSCPVSDDDLLSYVDGVLDPGRVGEVEAWLAANPRDAERVRQWREQVEGLHRLFDPVLDETLPDRLRVAAVKAGRPGGWLAPLLRMAAMVLLVLAGGAGGWWLRGGATAPAPGALVAAEALSAHVVFAAEIRHPVEVAAVERAHLVAWLSKRLGAELKVPDLSSAGFSLVGGRLLPASSGPAAQFMYENADGRRVTLYLRRNAEGSETAFRFAAQGRVEAFYWLDGPLGYALAGDVDRERLMEMAKAVYHQLES, from the coding sequence ATGAGCTGCCCCGTTTCCGACGACGACCTGCTGTCCTATGTGGACGGCGTTCTCGACCCCGGCAGGGTGGGGGAGGTCGAGGCGTGGCTGGCGGCCAATCCCCGCGACGCCGAGCGGGTGCGGCAATGGCGCGAGCAGGTGGAGGGCCTGCACCGGCTGTTCGACCCGGTGCTGGACGAGACCTTGCCCGACCGGCTGCGGGTGGCGGCGGTGAAGGCCGGGCGGCCGGGGGGCTGGCTGGCGCCGTTGCTGCGCATGGCCGCCATGGTGCTGCTGGTCCTGGCCGGCGGGGCGGGGGGCTGGTGGCTGCGCGGCGGTGCCACCGCCCCGGCCCCCGGTGCCCTGGTGGCCGCCGAGGCCCTGTCGGCCCATGTGGTCTTCGCCGCCGAGATCCGTCATCCCGTCGAGGTGGCGGCGGTCGAGCGCGCCCATCTGGTCGCCTGGCTGTCCAAGCGGCTGGGAGCCGAACTGAAGGTTCCCGACCTGTCGTCGGCCGGCTTCTCCCTGGTGGGCGGGCGGCTGCTGCCCGCTTCGTCGGGGCCCGCCGCCCAGTTCATGTACGAGAATGCCGACGGCCGCCGGGTGACCCTTTACCTGCGGCGCAACGCCGAGGGAAGCGAGACCGCCTTCCGCTTCGCGGCGCAAGGACGGGTCGAGGCCTTCTACTGGCTGGACGGGCCGCTGGGCTATGCCCTGGCCGGCGACGTGGACCGCGAGCGGCTGATGGAGATGGCCAAGGCGGTCTATCACCAGCTGGAGAGCTAG